From the genome of Virgibacillus proomii, one region includes:
- a CDS encoding DUF896 domain-containing protein — protein sequence MLSKAKIERINQLARKAKTDGLTIKEQNEQKKLRHEYLQGVRASFKNHFKSMKVVDPEGNDVTPEKVKALQKKYNNGF from the coding sequence ATGCTTTCAAAAGCAAAAATTGAGCGAATTAATCAGTTAGCACGAAAAGCAAAAACAGATGGTCTTACAATTAAAGAACAAAATGAGCAGAAAAAATTAAGACATGAATATTTACAAGGTGTCAGAGCCTCATTTAAGAACCACTTTAAATCAATGAAAGTAGTTGACCCTGAGGGGAATGATGTGACACCTGAAAAAGTAAAAGCTCTGCAAAAAAAGTATAATAATGGTTTTTAG
- the tkt gene encoding transketolase, whose protein sequence is MSNEIEQKSINTIRTLSIDAIEHANSGHPGLPMGAAPMAYTLWTDFMNHNPKHSKWFNRDRFILSAGHGSMLLYSLLHLSGYDVTIDDLKSFRQWGSKTPGHPEVHHTDGVEATTGPLGQGIAMAVGMAMAEAHLAAKFNKDDLEVVDHYTYALVSDGDLMEGISHEAASLAGHLGLGKLIALYDSNDISLDGDLHRSFSENTEQRFKAYGWQVLTVKDGNDVDSIREAIKTAQENTEQPTLIEVKTIIGYGSPNKSASSASHGSPLGKDEVKLTKEFYKWTHEDFYVPEEVYEDFNEKIVKKGQALEKEWNEILTKYKEKYPELARELELAINNELPEGWDKELPQFDPEEAALATRASSGKVLNAIAKAVPNFFGGSADLAGSNKTTINDEDDFSRQNYAGRNIWFGVREHAMGAALNGMALHGGLRVYGGTFFVFSDYLRPSIRLAALMKTPVTYVLTHDSIAVGEDGPTHEPIEHLASLRALPGLSLIRPADGNETQAAWRLALESKDKPTALVLSRQNLPTLSGTKEHAYEGVKKGAYIISDAEKEIPDAILLATGSEVQLAVRAQAVLKEKNIDVRVVSIPSWDRFNAQDESYKTKVLPPEVKNRVAIEMAAPFGWERYVGEHGKIIGIHTFGASAKGEKVIEEYGFTVENVVKHVESLIK, encoded by the coding sequence ATGTCAAATGAGATTGAACAAAAATCAATTAATACGATACGAACTTTGTCTATTGATGCTATCGAACATGCAAATTCAGGTCATCCGGGACTTCCGATGGGAGCTGCACCGATGGCTTACACCTTATGGACAGATTTTATGAACCATAATCCAAAGCATTCCAAATGGTTTAACCGTGATCGTTTTATCCTGTCAGCTGGTCATGGATCGATGTTACTATATAGTCTACTACATTTATCAGGATACGATGTTACAATAGATGATTTAAAATCTTTCCGTCAATGGGGATCGAAAACACCTGGTCATCCAGAGGTTCATCATACAGATGGAGTGGAAGCTACGACCGGGCCATTAGGACAAGGTATTGCTATGGCAGTGGGTATGGCAATGGCAGAAGCTCATCTTGCAGCAAAATTTAACAAGGATGACTTAGAGGTTGTTGATCATTATACGTATGCATTAGTTAGTGATGGAGATTTAATGGAAGGTATTTCACATGAAGCGGCATCACTAGCAGGTCATTTAGGTTTAGGAAAATTGATAGCTCTTTATGATTCTAATGACATTTCACTTGATGGTGACCTTCATCGTTCATTCTCAGAAAATACCGAACAGCGTTTTAAAGCATATGGTTGGCAAGTACTAACTGTAAAAGATGGAAACGACGTAGATTCAATTCGGGAAGCAATCAAAACTGCTCAAGAAAATACCGAGCAACCGACATTGATTGAGGTAAAAACGATAATTGGTTACGGATCACCAAACAAATCCGCTTCCTCTGCTTCTCACGGTTCTCCACTTGGTAAAGATGAAGTGAAGTTAACCAAAGAATTTTATAAATGGACACATGAAGACTTCTATGTTCCAGAAGAAGTATACGAAGACTTTAATGAAAAGATTGTTAAAAAAGGACAAGCATTAGAAAAAGAATGGAATGAGATTTTAACTAAGTATAAAGAAAAGTATCCAGAATTAGCAAGAGAATTGGAACTAGCAATAAATAATGAACTGCCTGAAGGTTGGGATAAGGAACTGCCACAATTTGATCCGGAAGAAGCTGCACTTGCTACAAGAGCATCTTCAGGTAAAGTTTTGAATGCTATTGCTAAAGCTGTGCCTAACTTCTTTGGGGGTAGCGCTGACTTAGCTGGATCTAATAAAACAACGATTAATGATGAAGATGATTTCTCCCGTCAGAATTATGCCGGTAGAAATATTTGGTTTGGGGTACGTGAACATGCAATGGGGGCTGCATTAAACGGTATGGCATTACATGGAGGATTACGCGTTTATGGTGGAACATTCTTCGTATTTAGCGATTATTTGCGTCCTTCCATTCGACTAGCTGCATTAATGAAAACGCCTGTAACTTATGTATTAACACATGATTCCATTGCAGTAGGAGAAGATGGTCCAACTCATGAACCAATTGAACATCTGGCTTCATTAAGAGCTCTGCCAGGGTTATCACTTATTAGACCAGCAGACGGTAATGAAACACAAGCTGCTTGGCGTTTAGCATTAGAATCTAAAGATAAACCAACAGCACTTGTGCTAAGCAGGCAGAACTTACCAACTCTATCAGGGACGAAAGAGCATGCTTATGAAGGTGTTAAAAAAGGTGCATACATTATTAGTGATGCTGAAAAAGAAATACCAGATGCAATATTGTTAGCAACTGGTTCTGAAGTACAATTAGCTGTTCGTGCACAAGCAGTGCTTAAAGAAAAAAATATCGATGTACGCGTTGTTAGCATACCATCCTGGGATCGTTTTAATGCTCAAGATGAGAGTTACAAAACAAAAGTTCTTCCTCCTGAAGTTAAAAATCGAGTTGCTATTGAAATGGCTGCTCCATTCGGCTGGGAACGTTATGTTGGCGAGCATGGTAAAATAATCGGTATCCATACATTTGGAGCTTCCGCAAAAGGTGAAAAAGTGATAGAAGAATATGGATTTACTGTAGAGAATGTGGTGAAGCATGTGGAATCACTAATAAAATAA
- the sirA gene encoding sporulation inhibitor of replication protein SirA produces MYTYSIYWLTEEVAIRYFHKSGLLYRFLKEYIKQPNRIDLRKQFEYITYRFCREEIVAYMKQQKRINCIDYIDKRNMKLYNREAFITLHIDERQLKFRCETLEDAEELLFPLLRRYEPMLFIVGENICNFGWITPFLKYRQTEEEVLFSFR; encoded by the coding sequence ATGTATACGTATTCTATTTATTGGTTAACTGAAGAAGTGGCGATTCGTTATTTTCACAAGAGCGGGTTGTTATATCGATTTTTAAAAGAATATATAAAGCAGCCTAATCGGATAGATTTAAGAAAACAATTTGAATATATTACGTATCGTTTTTGTCGTGAAGAGATTGTAGCATATATGAAACAACAAAAACGTATAAATTGCATCGATTATATCGACAAACGAAATATGAAACTATATAATAGAGAAGCGTTTATTACTTTACATATTGATGAGAGACAGTTAAAATTTCGATGCGAAACCTTGGAAGATGCTGAGGAGTTACTATTTCCATTGTTACGTAGATATGAACCAATGCTTTTTATAGTTGGTGAAAATATATGTAATTTTGGCTGGATAACTCCATTTCTAAAATACAGGCAAACGGAAGAAGAAGTATTGTTTTCTTTTCGTTGA
- a CDS encoding YneF family protein, which yields METIWVVLIAVAALIIGVALGFFLARKYMMSYLKKNPPINEQMLRTLMMQMGQKPSKKKINQMMRAMNNQADK from the coding sequence ATGGAGACGATTTGGGTCGTATTAATTGCTGTAGCAGCGTTAATAATTGGTGTTGCTCTTGGATTTTTTCTTGCCAGAAAATATATGATGAGCTATTTAAAAAAGAATCCACCGATTAATGAGCAAATGCTACGAACTTTAATGATGCAAATGGGACAAAAACCATCCAAAAAGAAAATCAATCAAATGATGCGTGCAATGAACAACCAAGCTGATAAGTAA
- a CDS encoding cytochrome c biogenesis CcdA family protein encodes MSEINIFLAFGAGFLSFISPCVLPLYPAFLSYITGMSVSELKDDNKMLNAKSILHTVFFLLGFSAVFIMMGFASSGISQFLLVNKDIIRQIGAIVIIFFGLVIVGILNFDFLMKDRKITFKNRPAGFLGTFIIGLAFSLGWTPCTGPILMVVLSLAATEPNTGMVMMISYILGFSIPFFILSFFIGKLNWIKKHSLKLIKIGGYVMIFMGIALFFDWMTALTSYLAGLFGFYGF; translated from the coding sequence GTGTCAGAGATCAATATATTTCTTGCTTTCGGTGCAGGCTTTCTGTCATTTATTTCACCCTGTGTTTTGCCTTTGTACCCAGCTTTTCTATCTTACATTACCGGAATGAGTGTAAGCGAATTAAAAGATGATAATAAAATGTTAAATGCAAAGAGTATATTACATACTGTCTTCTTTTTACTGGGGTTTTCTGCAGTCTTCATTATGATGGGCTTTGCAAGCTCTGGAATATCTCAATTCTTATTGGTGAACAAAGATATCATACGACAAATTGGTGCAATTGTTATCATCTTTTTTGGACTCGTTATTGTTGGTATCTTGAACTTTGATTTTTTAATGAAAGATAGAAAAATTACATTTAAAAATCGTCCTGCAGGATTTCTAGGTACTTTTATTATCGGACTAGCCTTTTCACTAGGATGGACTCCTTGTACCGGACCAATCCTAATGGTTGTTTTATCATTAGCTGCTACTGAACCAAATACCGGAATGGTTATGATGATTAGCTATATACTTGGGTTCTCTATTCCGTTTTTTATTTTATCCTTTTTTATTGGTAAGCTGAATTGGATTAAAAAACATAGTTTAAAACTAATAAAAATCGGCGGATATGTCATGATTTTTATGGGGATTGCTTTATTCTTTGATTGGATGACAGCTTTAACTTCATATTTAGCAGGATTGTTTGGGTTTTACGGCTTCTAA
- a CDS encoding Na(+)/H(+) antiporter subunit B, with amino-acid sequence MYKYKTNDLILRTTASLIAFILLGFAVYLLLAGHNSPGGGFVGGLMTSGAILLMNMAYGFETVKKVLPINFVKLIPIGLAVAAATSAGAFLFKQPFLSHTFGYIHIPIFGEVELATAMLFDIGVYLTVVGVMMTIILTIANDKD; translated from the coding sequence ATGTACAAATACAAAACAAATGATCTTATTTTACGAACGACCGCATCACTAATTGCCTTTATTTTATTGGGATTTGCTGTTTATTTATTATTAGCTGGACACAACTCTCCAGGTGGAGGATTTGTCGGCGGTTTAATGACATCAGGAGCTATTTTATTAATGAATATGGCTTATGGATTTGAAACTGTAAAAAAAGTATTACCGATTAATTTTGTTAAATTAATTCCAATTGGTCTTGCCGTTGCTGCTGCCACAAGTGCCGGGGCATTTTTATTTAAGCAGCCATTTTTATCTCATACCTTTGGTTACATTCACATTCCGATATTCGGTGAAGTTGAATTAGCTACTGCAATGCTTTTTGATATAGGTGTATACTTGACAGTTGTCGGTGTAATGATGACCATTATTTTAACTATTGCTAATGATAAGGACTAA
- a CDS encoding response regulator: protein MAKILVVDDANFLRMTLSTILKKKQHEIVGEAEDGEEAVRLYQELKPDIVTMDITMPVMNGIEAIKEIMQIDKDALIIVCSAMGQQKVVVEAIELGAKDFIIKPFDENRIFDTIDRVLSFKRVNDNK from the coding sequence ATGGCCAAAATACTTGTGGTCGATGATGCTAATTTTCTGCGCATGACTCTTTCTACTATTTTGAAAAAAAAACAACATGAAATTGTAGGAGAAGCAGAAGATGGAGAAGAGGCAGTACGACTATATCAAGAATTGAAGCCAGATATAGTAACGATGGATATTACAATGCCAGTAATGAATGGAATTGAAGCAATTAAAGAAATCATGCAAATAGATAAAGATGCACTGATTATTGTATGTTCAGCAATGGGGCAGCAAAAAGTTGTGGTTGAAGCAATTGAATTGGGAGCCAAGGACTTTATTATCAAACCATTTGACGAGAACCGTATATTTGATACGATTGATCGTGTATTAAGTTTTAAAAGGGTGAATGATAACAAGTAA
- a CDS encoding CcdC family protein has protein sequence MFWLIASTIGAAIMATAMIFIRLRAAKKPASVKKIILPPFFMSTGALMFLFPVFHISWYQVMEAFSVGIVCSIFLIKTSKFEIRDNAIYLIPSKAFAFILVGLLIFRIIFKLAIGSHISFGEMSGMFFLLAFGMILTWRLAMLYKYLQMEKQLIQK, from the coding sequence ATGTTTTGGTTAATTGCAAGTACAATTGGAGCAGCAATTATGGCCACAGCAATGATATTTATTCGTTTAAGAGCAGCTAAAAAACCTGCTTCTGTAAAGAAGATTATTTTACCGCCCTTTTTTATGAGTACAGGGGCGCTGATGTTTCTATTCCCTGTTTTTCATATTAGCTGGTATCAAGTAATGGAGGCTTTTAGTGTAGGTATTGTTTGTTCCATTTTCCTCATAAAAACATCGAAATTTGAAATTCGTGATAATGCAATCTATTTAATACCCTCCAAAGCCTTTGCCTTTATTTTGGTTGGATTATTAATTTTTCGCATTATTTTCAAGCTTGCCATTGGAAGTCATATATCTTTTGGAGAAATGAGTGGAATGTTCTTTTTATTGGCATTTGGAATGATTTTAACCTGGCGTTTAGCAATGCTTTATAAATATTTACAAATGGAAAAGCAATTAATACAGAAGTAA
- a CDS encoding DUF2621 family protein has protein sequence MSVFVDYLTILWGFFMIGIMAIGGYFMFRKFLKRLPKKDGKSMMDWEDYYVNKTKHMWGTEEKELLEELVSPVPELFRDVARHKIVGKIGELALKKNNQKITREILIEGYIIATPKRDHKFLRKKLAQKNIDTAPYEQFFQQSRSDYAPDWQQKHKS, from the coding sequence ATGTCGGTTTTTGTTGATTATTTAACCATTCTTTGGGGTTTTTTCATGATTGGAATTATGGCTATTGGTGGATATTTTATGTTTCGTAAATTTCTGAAACGGTTACCAAAAAAAGACGGAAAATCCATGATGGATTGGGAAGACTATTATGTAAATAAAACAAAACATATGTGGGGTACAGAGGAAAAAGAGTTATTAGAGGAATTAGTTTCTCCAGTGCCAGAGTTATTTCGTGATGTAGCTAGGCATAAAATCGTTGGTAAAATTGGTGAATTAGCGCTAAAAAAGAACAATCAAAAAATAACGAGGGAAATTTTAATTGAAGGCTATATCATTGCAACACCTAAACGAGATCATAAATTTTTACGAAAAAAACTGGCCCAAAAAAATATTGATACAGCACCCTATGAGCAATTCTTTCAACAATCTCGGAGCGATTATGCACCAGATTGGCAGCAAAAACACAAATCATAA
- a CDS encoding ATP-binding protein — protein MNYDKNTRNHEKLIHITETKPTMQTQGFNLSTLSPFMLAWIEKNCHDVILVLDEDGKMLYISDSAERILGYQPSQLVGKAWYEFVYREDVKYVKENLKQISSTNQFYEINVLNSEGEYIWSECTLTKLKEEDEKIYYIAIVADIRDKKEAEEFMIQSEKMSVAGQLAAGIAHEIRNPLTSLKGFLQLLQAGVNRKEEYYNIMVEEIEKMETITSELLFISKPLTENKKVQLVESMIHDVIVLLRPQAKMRGVVIEYSASGGEKIYCDRSQIKQVLINLIKNAIEAMENGGKIQVNTSSSDTHVHISVIDEGPGIPEDIINRLGEPFFTTKQSGTGLGLMITKQILERHQAFLEIKANEGAGSTFRIIFPAPA, from the coding sequence ATGAATTATGATAAGAATACAAGAAATCATGAAAAACTTATTCATATAACTGAAACGAAGCCAACAATGCAAACACAAGGTTTTAATTTATCAACGTTATCTCCATTTATGCTTGCATGGATAGAGAAGAATTGTCATGATGTTATTCTCGTTCTAGATGAAGATGGAAAAATGCTTTATATTTCCGATTCTGCTGAACGAATTCTTGGTTATCAACCTTCTCAACTAGTCGGAAAAGCTTGGTATGAATTTGTTTATCGGGAAGATGTAAAATATGTAAAAGAGAACTTGAAGCAAATATCTTCAACCAACCAATTCTATGAAATAAATGTTCTTAATAGTGAAGGTGAATATATCTGGTCAGAATGTACGCTAACTAAATTAAAGGAAGAAGACGAAAAGATCTATTATATCGCTATTGTTGCAGATATTCGTGATAAAAAAGAAGCAGAGGAATTTATGATCCAATCAGAGAAAATGTCAGTTGCTGGACAATTAGCTGCTGGGATTGCTCATGAAATTCGTAACCCTTTGACATCACTAAAAGGCTTTTTACAATTACTTCAAGCTGGTGTAAATAGAAAAGAAGAGTATTACAATATTATGGTAGAAGAAATTGAAAAGATGGAGACCATTACATCAGAGTTATTATTCATTTCCAAGCCATTAACTGAGAATAAAAAAGTACAACTCGTTGAATCTATGATTCATGATGTCATTGTACTGCTAAGACCACAAGCGAAAATGAGAGGTGTTGTCATCGAGTATTCAGCTTCTGGGGGCGAAAAAATTTACTGTGATCGTTCACAAATCAAACAAGTTCTCATTAATTTAATTAAAAATGCTATTGAGGCAATGGAAAATGGTGGAAAGATCCAAGTTAATACAAGTTCATCTGACACGCATGTACATATTAGTGTTATAGACGAAGGTCCTGGAATTCCAGAAGACATTATAAATAGGTTAGGTGAACCCTTTTTTACAACGAAGCAAAGCGGCACTGGATTAGGACTTATGATAACAAAGCAAATTTTGGAACGTCATCAAGCATTCTTGGAAATAAAGGCAAATGAAGGAGCCGGTAGTACATTTCGTATTATTTTTCCTGCTCCAGCATAA
- the acnA gene encoding aconitate hydratase AcnA, whose product MGKSNSFNAKKQFELNGKTYNYYELKAVENAGLGKVSRLPFSIRVLLESLIRQQDGHQIKEEHVKGLAKWGTKDGKGVDVPFKPSRVILQDFTGVPAVVDLASLRKAMVDMGGKPSEINPEVPVDLVIDHSVQVDQYGTPDALKVNMELEFERNAERYEFLNWAQKAFDNYRAVPPATGIVHQVNLEYIANVIHGLENESGEYEAFPDTLVGTDSHTTMINGLGVLGWGVGGIEAEAGMLGQPSYFPAPDVIGVKFTGSFPNGTTATDLALKVTQVLREKNVVGKFVEYFGPGLKDMPLADRATISNMAPEYGATCGFFPVDDEVLSYLKLTGRSQEQIDLVEKYCKLNNLWYSSDEADPKYTEVVEINLSELQPNLSGPKRPQDLIALSDMKKEFNKAITAPAGNQGFGLDKSEFDKEVAVEHSNGNTSIMKTGAIAIAAITSCTNTSNPYVMLGAGLLAKNAVEKGLNVPDYVKTSLAPGSKVVTRYLEDSGLMPYLDKLGFNLVGYGCTTCIGNSGPLREEIEQAIIDNDLTVASVLSGNRNFEGRIHPLVKANYLASPPLVVAYALAGTVDIDLTKEPLGTDKDGKLVYMDDIWPSMEEIKQQVEAVVQPEIFRKEYEDVFTSNERWNQIDTTDEPLFEWDSESTYIQNPPFFEGLSKEAGFVESLEGLRVIGKFGDSVTTDHISPAGAIAKDMPAGKYLQEKGVSPRYFNSYGSRRGNHEVMMRGTFANIRIRNLIAPGTEGGFTTYWPTEEVMPIYDAAMKYKQDGTGLIVIAGKDYGMGSSRDWAAKGTNLLGIKTVLAESFERIHRSNLVMMGVLPLQFQPGENAEKLGLTGKETYHIDINENVKAHDLVKVIAVDESGNKTEFRAIARFDSEVEIDYYRHGGILQMVLREKLAAI is encoded by the coding sequence ATGGGGAAGAGTAATTCGTTTAATGCAAAGAAACAATTTGAACTAAATGGAAAAACGTACAACTACTATGAATTAAAAGCTGTAGAAAATGCTGGGTTAGGAAAAGTATCACGATTACCGTTTTCAATTCGAGTACTTTTGGAATCGCTTATTCGTCAGCAAGATGGTCATCAAATTAAGGAAGAACATGTAAAAGGACTTGCTAAATGGGGCACAAAAGATGGCAAAGGGGTAGATGTTCCATTTAAGCCGTCCCGTGTTATTTTACAAGATTTTACTGGTGTCCCAGCTGTAGTAGACCTTGCTTCTTTAAGAAAGGCAATGGTTGATATGGGGGGGAAACCAAGTGAAATCAATCCGGAAGTACCAGTAGATTTGGTTATTGACCACTCGGTACAAGTAGACCAATATGGTACACCGGATGCTTTAAAAGTAAACATGGAATTAGAATTTGAACGAAATGCAGAACGCTATGAATTTTTGAACTGGGCTCAAAAAGCATTTGATAATTATCGTGCTGTACCTCCGGCAACGGGAATTGTTCACCAAGTAAACTTAGAGTATATTGCAAATGTTATTCATGGATTAGAAAATGAAAGTGGGGAGTATGAGGCATTTCCGGATACGTTAGTCGGCACAGATTCGCATACTACGATGATTAACGGCCTTGGTGTTTTAGGTTGGGGTGTAGGAGGCATTGAAGCAGAAGCAGGAATGCTTGGTCAACCTTCTTATTTTCCAGCACCTGATGTTATTGGTGTGAAATTTACTGGCAGTTTCCCGAATGGAACAACTGCAACAGACTTAGCGCTAAAAGTAACTCAAGTGCTGCGTGAGAAAAATGTAGTTGGTAAATTTGTTGAATACTTTGGGCCTGGATTAAAGGATATGCCGCTTGCAGATCGGGCGACGATTTCCAATATGGCTCCGGAATACGGTGCTACTTGCGGATTTTTCCCAGTTGATGATGAGGTGTTAAGCTATTTAAAACTTACAGGTCGATCACAAGAGCAAATTGATCTTGTTGAAAAATATTGTAAGTTAAATAATCTATGGTATTCTTCCGATGAAGCGGATCCAAAATATACAGAAGTAGTAGAAATAAATTTATCCGAGTTACAGCCAAACCTTTCTGGACCAAAACGTCCACAGGACTTAATCGCTTTATCCGATATGAAGAAAGAATTTAATAAGGCCATTACAGCACCTGCAGGAAATCAAGGTTTTGGCTTAGATAAATCTGAGTTCGACAAGGAAGTAGCTGTAGAGCATTCAAATGGCAACACTTCCATAATGAAAACTGGTGCAATAGCCATTGCAGCGATTACATCTTGTACAAATACATCCAACCCTTATGTGATGTTAGGTGCTGGGCTGCTTGCAAAAAATGCAGTCGAAAAAGGGTTAAATGTGCCGGATTATGTAAAAACATCGCTTGCTCCAGGATCTAAAGTGGTTACTCGTTATTTGGAAGACTCAGGTTTAATGCCATACTTAGATAAACTAGGCTTTAACCTTGTGGGCTATGGTTGTACAACTTGTATTGGTAACTCAGGTCCATTACGTGAAGAGATTGAGCAAGCAATTATTGATAATGACTTAACGGTAGCATCGGTTCTATCGGGTAACCGTAACTTTGAAGGAAGAATTCATCCACTAGTTAAGGCGAACTACTTAGCTTCTCCTCCATTAGTAGTTGCCTATGCACTTGCTGGTACCGTGGATATTGATTTGACAAAAGAACCATTAGGTACAGATAAAGATGGAAAACTTGTCTATATGGATGATATCTGGCCTTCAATGGAAGAAATTAAACAACAGGTAGAAGCAGTCGTTCAGCCGGAAATTTTCCGTAAAGAGTATGAAGATGTGTTTACCTCCAATGAACGCTGGAATCAAATTGATACAACAGATGAACCTTTATTTGAATGGGATAGTGAATCAACTTATATCCAAAACCCGCCATTTTTTGAAGGATTATCTAAAGAAGCAGGTTTTGTGGAGTCATTAGAAGGCTTACGAGTCATTGGAAAATTTGGGGATTCTGTTACAACTGACCATATTTCTCCAGCTGGAGCAATTGCAAAAGATATGCCAGCAGGAAAATATTTGCAGGAGAAAGGTGTATCCCCACGTTATTTTAACTCTTACGGATCTAGGCGTGGAAATCATGAAGTGATGATGCGCGGTACATTTGCCAATATACGTATTCGTAACTTAATTGCACCTGGAACGGAAGGTGGTTTTACAACTTATTGGCCAACGGAGGAAGTTATGCCGATCTATGATGCCGCAATGAAATATAAGCAAGATGGAACCGGTTTAATTGTAATAGCTGGAAAAGACTATGGTATGGGGTCCTCTCGTGACTGGGCAGCTAAAGGTACTAATTTATTAGGAATTAAAACGGTCCTTGCTGAGAGCTTTGAGCGAATTCATCGTTCGAACCTAGTAATGATGGGAGTACTACCACTTCAATTTCAGCCAGGTGAAAATGCAGAGAAGCTAGGCTTAACCGGTAAAGAGACCTACCATATAGATATTAATGAGAATGTGAAAGCCCATGATTTAGTGAAGGTAATAGCTGTTGATGAATCAGGTAATAAAACAGAATTCCGTGCCATTGCTCGTTTTGATAGTGAAGTAGAAATTGATTACTATCGTCATGGTGGCATTTTGCAAATGGTTTTACGTGAAAAGTTAGCTGCTATCTAA